The genomic segment GTGGCTCATCTGGTAAGGTCTTATTTTAAGATGGACGGCCATCATATCCAGTTTAATGTAGTAGATGCAGATATACTGAGAAAGGCCCAGCTCTATCCTGACGATTACCGGGACCTTATAGTCAGGGTAGCCGGGTACAGCGATTATTTCGTGGATCTGACTTATGAACTTCAGGAAGAAATCATAAACCGGACAGCACATGGTATTTAATCATAGAGATTTCCAGGTTGACTGAGTTCAAGATTGATTGTCTGGTTGAAGATATTTTTGCAGTGTTGCAGTCAGTTCATTCTGGGTAAAGGGTTTTGTGAGAAAATCTATAACCCCGTTTTTTTGGGCATATTCAGGGATTAAAGGGTTATGGTGTCCTGTATAGATGATAACAGGGATATTGGGACGGATATGGATAATTTTTTCTGCCAGTTTACCCCCAGTCATTCCAGGCATGGAATAATCTGTAATAACCAGATCATAATAATCAGGATTTTGCTTAAACAATTTCAGGGCATCTCTGCCATTATGGCTTATATCTGCCTTGTACCCAAGATTTTCAAGGATCTGTTTATATGCTTCCAGTATATTGTCTTCATCATCTATCAAAAGAATATGCCCCCTGGCACTGTCTGTTTTTTCTTCCTCTTTTGTTTTTTCTTCCTCTGTTTTTTCGTCATCTGCCTGTACAGCAGGGAAATAAACATGAAATGCTGTTCCCCTGCCCGGCTTGCTTTCAACATATATTAAACCATTGTGATTTTTAACAACGCCGTGAACCACAGAAAGTCCCATGCCGGTTCCCTGTCCAGGAGGTTTGGTAGTAAAAAAAGGATCAAAAATCTGGCTGACCAGTTTTTTGCTCATTCCCTGTCCATTATCTATTATTGAAATCCTCACATAATTGAGATCAGGTTCAAGTTCCGGCATAAACAATTTATCTGTTGTGAGCATGTCAGCTTTTTCTATAAAAATATCTATACATCCGCAGGTACCTTGTATGGCATCAGCAGCATTGGAACAAAGATTCATTATTACCTGCTGAATCTGGGTAGGGTCTCCTTTAATAATAAGATTTTGATTTTTAAATGAAAGATTTACCGTGATATGGGAAGGGATTATCTGTTTAAGCATTTTAACAGCATCTTCAATAACCGGGATTATATTGAAAAGTTTTATAATATAATCAGATTTCCGGCAAAAAGAAAGTATCTGCATAACCAGTTCTTTTGCCCGTACAGCAGAATTAAAAATCTGTTTCAGGTTCTGGTATAAAAGGCTTTCCTGGGAAACCATGCTCATGCTTAGTTCTGTATATCCGAAAATAGCTGTAAGTATATTATTGAAATCATGGGCAATACCTCCTGCAAGGGTGCCCACTGCCTCCATTTTCTGGCTCTGGCGCAGGCGGCTTTCTAAAATCCTTTGTTTGGTAATATCGTACCATACGCTCATAAGGCAGGATTTTTCATTATAATAAAAAGGCTGAACAGTCAGTTCTGCACGAAACGAGGTTCCGTCAGCTCTTTTGCCCTTGATTTCATGATTTTTCAAGAGTCCATGTTTTTTTATATGTTCCAGAAGTTCCTGTCTCTGGGAGGGATCATAAAATTCCTGGGCATAGTGTCCAGGCAGTGAGGATAATGGAATTTTGAATAAATCAGATGCATAATGATTGGCAAAAACAATAAGCCCGTCTTTTTCCTGGGTTACCAGGACAGGAACAGGTATGGTTTCAGTAATCAGCCGGAATCTTTTTTCACTGGCTTCCACCATTTTCCTGACCTTTTGCAGCAATTGTTCTTCCACACCCTCAGAATGTCCGGTAACAGCTTCCAGCATAATCTCCAGATCAGCCTTTTCTTCTTCCAGGGCTGCGATTTTTTGCAGTAATTCTTTTTTTTCTAAAAAGTTCATATATTTACTCATGGATTTCTTATGTTTGTCATAGCACGAAAAAAAATCTTGTGCATTTTTATTCCTGAAACTTTATTTGTCTGCTGCAGGGCTTAAAAATATTTGACATTATCTTATATTCCTGTATTAAATAATATTAATTCTTTTGATCTTAACCCATTATTAAAAAATGAGAAAGATCAAAATGCTAAAAAATATTTTCTGCCTAAAAAATTGCACAGAATTATGAATATCAAACATTTAACTATTCCAAACAAAGAAAATAAAGCCATTCTCACAGCCTCAAAAATGCTGACAACATTATTCCCAATCAGTGATGTAATTCTTTTTGGTTCCAAAGCACGCGGCGATCATGATGATGAATCGGATATTGATCTTCTTTTATTAACTACTGAAAAAGTTAATAAAAAATTACGAAATGCCATTCTTGATGCTTTATTTGACATTGAATTGCAATATAATGTTACTATAAGTCCTTTAATAATTAACTCTAATGAATGGAACCAGGGTCCGGTTTCCATTATGCCCATTCACAAAGAAGTGGAAATTGACGGAATTGCTGTATGAGTAACGAAAAATTAAAAAAAGAAATCATTTGTTACTGGCTGGAAAAAGCCCATGAATCTCTTGCATCTGCAAAATCCGAATATTTAGCAGGAAGACTTACCTTTGCCATGAACAGGGCATATTATTCGTGTTTTTATTCTGCCAGTGCAGTTCTTATGTTCCTGGGAAAACAGTTTAAAAAGCACACCGGAGTTAAATCAGGGGTTCGCCAATATCTTATAAATAAAGGACTTCTTGATGTTTCCTGGGGAAGATTTTACAACCGGATATTTGAAAGCAGACAAAGAGCCGATTATGTTGGAATGGTTAAATTTTCCCATGAAGATATTGAAGAAGCAATCAGTGAATCTGAAAAATTTGTTAATATAATGGAAAATATCATAAGCAGATGATTTTTATTTATTCCAGCCTTTTTAATACCATGATTGTTACATCATCAGGTTTTTCACAAGATTTAAGTGCGTTGACAATATTATCGTGAATCTTGACAGGGGTTGGACTGACGGATGCCTGGATGATTTCTAGCAGATGGTCGTTTCCAAACATGCGGTCTTGGCACCTGGCTTCAGTAACACCATCTGTAAATAAGATCATATAATCGCCTGGTTCAAGGGTCAGGGTGTTTGTTGTCAGCATTGTGGAAATATCTGGTTCCATGCCGATCCAGAATCCGCTGGTTTCAATTACCTCTGCTTTTCCAGTGTCAGCCCGAAGAATCAGGATATCTTCATGCAGTCCTGAAAAAGAAAATCTGCCTTCCCTGCCTCCTGCAAGTACAAGGATGGTCATATGTTTGGCCTGATCCATTTTTTTTATATTTTCATATATTACCCTGTTTACAGCAGTAAGCAGAAAAGAAGGCGATACACCCGGATTATTCAGCAGTACAGTATGAATTGCGGTCTGAACCATCATCATTACTAATCCTGATGTTATGCCGTGACCAGATACATCGCCTATTACAATCCAGTCATATCCGGCAGCAGAGATTACATCGTAATAATCACCTCCTACC from the Desulfonema limicola genome contains:
- a CDS encoding HEPN domain-containing protein, which codes for MSNEKLKKEIICYWLEKAHESLASAKSEYLAGRLTFAMNRAYYSCFYSASAVLMFLGKQFKKHTGVKSGVRQYLINKGLLDVSWGRFYNRIFESRQRADYVGMVKFSHEDIEEAISESEKFVNIMENIISR
- a CDS encoding nucleotidyltransferase domain-containing protein gives rise to the protein MNIKHLTIPNKENKAILTASKMLTTLFPISDVILFGSKARGDHDDESDIDLLLLTTEKVNKKLRNAILDALFDIELQYNVTISPLIINSNEWNQGPVSIMPIHKEVEIDGIAV
- a CDS encoding ATP-binding protein, yielding MNFLEKKELLQKIAALEEEKADLEIMLEAVTGHSEGVEEQLLQKVRKMVEASEKRFRLITETIPVPVLVTQEKDGLIVFANHYASDLFKIPLSSLPGHYAQEFYDPSQRQELLEHIKKHGLLKNHEIKGKRADGTSFRAELTVQPFYYNEKSCLMSVWYDITKQRILESRLRQSQKMEAVGTLAGGIAHDFNNILTAIFGYTELSMSMVSQESLLYQNLKQIFNSAVRAKELVMQILSFCRKSDYIIKLFNIIPVIEDAVKMLKQIIPSHITVNLSFKNQNLIIKGDPTQIQQVIMNLCSNAADAIQGTCGCIDIFIEKADMLTTDKLFMPELEPDLNYVRISIIDNGQGMSKKLVSQIFDPFFTTKPPGQGTGMGLSVVHGVVKNHNGLIYVESKPGRGTAFHVYFPAVQADDEKTEEEKTKEEEKTDSARGHILLIDDEDNILEAYKQILENLGYKADISHNGRDALKLFKQNPDYYDLVITDYSMPGMTGGKLAEKIIHIRPNIPVIIYTGHHNPLIPEYAQKNGVIDFLTKPFTQNELTATLQKYLQPDNQS